From the Candidatus Nomurabacteria bacterium genome, one window contains:
- a CDS encoding AbrB/MazE/SpoVT family DNA-binding domain-containing protein, translated as MGTVQSGKEAERKLIKNSNGTYLVTLPLSLVRELHWQQGQKLVIKRVGQKLVVEDWQEN; from the coding sequence ATGGGAACAGTCCAATCTGGCAAAGAAGCCGAGCGCAAACTAATCAAAAACAGCAACGGCACTTATTTGGTAACCCTACCACTATCACTTGTCCGTGAGCTTCATTGGCAACAAGGCCAGAAACTAGTCATTAAAAGAGTTGGCCAAAAACTAGTTGTCGAAGACTGGCAAGAAAACTAG
- a CDS encoding aspartate/glutamate racemase family protein: MKKHNPKIGIVSGIGPLAGSDVFAKLLKYAADTYDAVEDSEYPDVVLVNHGIEGVDNIGTLNPQFEADIVAMVKQLEQNGANVIGMACNTAHIYLSKIKTNSSTTLVNLIDEVAKEASKANTTYLLLTSSTSKKQSLYQSYLKKYKVAFQVTNSEQQKLLDEAIGLVMAYKLKEAGRLLAKVLKSAKNTGFDAVIAGCTELPIAIDNTKNTDGLTIVSSNEVLAKTLAAHYYHQH; encoded by the coding sequence ATGAAAAAGCACAATCCAAAGATAGGGATAGTATCTGGCATTGGACCATTAGCTGGTTCAGATGTGTTTGCAAAGCTGCTTAAATATGCAGCTGATACCTATGATGCTGTTGAGGATAGTGAGTATCCAGATGTGGTACTGGTTAATCACGGCATAGAAGGAGTTGATAATATCGGCACTCTCAATCCTCAGTTTGAAGCTGACATTGTTGCAATGGTCAAACAGCTAGAACAAAACGGGGCTAACGTAATAGGAATGGCTTGTAATACGGCTCATATTTACTTGAGCAAGATAAAAACCAATTCAAGCACAACTTTGGTTAATTTAATTGACGAAGTAGCTAAAGAAGCATCAAAGGCTAACACAACCTACCTACTGCTAACATCAAGCACATCCAAGAAACAAAGCCTCTACCAAAGCTATTTGAAAAAATATAAGGTTGCGTTTCAAGTAACAAACTCTGAGCAGCAAAAATTGCTGGATGAAGCTATTGGCCTTGTGATGGCCTATAAATTAAAAGAAGCGGGTAGATTGCTAGCTAAAGTGTTGAAGTCGGCAAAAAATACAGGTTTTGACGCCGTCATTGCAGGCTGCACAGAACTACCGATTGCCATAGACAACACAAAAAACACTGATGGTCTTACAATAGTAAGTTCTAACGAGGTATTGGCAAAAACCCTAGCAGCTCATTACTATCATCAACACTAA